The bacterium genome has a segment encoding these proteins:
- a CDS encoding CPBP family intramembrane glutamic endopeptidase codes for MKNESPFSNVQKMIVITCMILVIFFQFVDLTHLGYIKDVNMITNTITRFSAGTLLVLVLIRFGRRDLLSFSNVKKSLVLMIPALLIAMNNFPISAYFNGRTNLTEPIYRVILFFIECLSVGFFEEVLFRGILLIVLVEKLEHVKGGTLISILISSLIFGLLHLVNLFDGATLGSALLQVGYSFLMGILWATLYLKTGNLWLVMILHAVYNFFGQVMFYLGTVENRYDNLTLFITWIFAVLSGIYVTILLRNDRIILHRGVSEEREV; via the coding sequence ATGAAAAACGAATCACCATTTTCTAACGTTCAAAAGATGATTGTGATCACTTGTATGATTCTTGTGATCTTTTTTCAATTCGTTGATTTAACTCATCTAGGATATATTAAAGATGTCAACATGATCACAAATACTATCACGAGATTTTCTGCAGGGACCTTATTGGTACTTGTCTTGATCAGGTTTGGAAGAAGAGATCTTTTATCATTTTCAAATGTAAAAAAATCACTTGTGTTGATGATTCCTGCTTTATTGATCGCGATGAATAATTTTCCTATCAGTGCATATTTTAATGGAAGAACAAATTTAACTGAACCTATCTATCGTGTGATCCTTTTTTTCATCGAATGCTTGAGTGTCGGTTTTTTTGAGGAAGTCTTATTTCGAGGTATTCTTTTGATTGTTCTGGTTGAAAAACTTGAGCATGTCAAAGGCGGTACGTTGATTTCTATTCTCATATCATCACTCATTTTTGGACTCCTACATCTCGTTAATCTTTTTGATGGTGCAACTCTAGGAAGCGCATTGCTTCAAGTGGGTTATTCCTTTTTGATGGGAATACTGTGGGCAACACTGTATCTGAAGACTGGAAATTTATGGCTTGTGATGATCTTACACGCCGTCTATAATTTCTTTGGACAAGTGATGTTTTATTTAGGTACAGTTGAAAACAGATATGATAATCTAACACTTTTTATTACATGGATTTTTGCAGTTTTATCTGGTATCTATGTCACCATATTACTAAGAAATGATAGGATAATATTACATCGAGGAGTAAGTGAAGAACGTGAAGTATAA
- a CDS encoding prolipoprotein diacylglyceryl transferase family protein, whose protein sequence is MYPFLFPELFNYMIPMYDLLVFIGVLSMIIYVVYRLDRYDKFTKQQTNRIVILIVISLVMALAFSFLLDGIFHSIKEGEWTFGTVSFLGALIGGFTSFLLLMKYFYKDDNKDMRKIANTLITGVVLAHAIGRIGCFCAGCCFGIPTESFLGVLFPHGHAHDLYPGETVYPTQLFEAGFLFILFFLLNKVSFFKHKELEVYLVGYGVWRFIIEFIRGDERGVFIPLIETKYNVFPTPSQFISLLMILLGSYLIYRYIHKVKKV, encoded by the coding sequence ATGTATCCATTTTTATTCCCTGAGTTATTTAATTATATGATTCCGATGTACGATTTACTTGTTTTCATAGGTGTCCTTAGCATGATTATCTATGTGGTTTATCGTCTAGATCGCTATGATAAGTTTACCAAACAGCAAACAAATCGGATTGTGATTTTGATTGTGATTAGCTTAGTGATGGCGTTGGCATTCTCTTTTTTGTTGGATGGCATTTTCCATTCGATAAAAGAAGGTGAATGGACCTTTGGGACCGTCAGTTTCTTAGGAGCGCTGATCGGAGGGTTTACATCATTCTTATTATTGATGAAATATTTCTATAAAGATGACAATAAAGATATGCGAAAGATTGCGAATACATTGATTACAGGTGTTGTATTAGCACACGCTATAGGCCGTATTGGTTGTTTCTGTGCAGGATGTTGTTTTGGTATTCCAACCGAATCTTTTCTAGGTGTTTTATTCCCTCATGGACATGCACATGATCTTTATCCAGGAGAAACGGTTTACCCCACACAGTTATTTGAAGCAGGATTCTTATTCATATTATTCTTTTTACTCAATAAGGTTTCATTCTTTAAGCATAAAGAGCTTGAGGTTTATTTAGTTGGTTATGGTGTTTGGCGTTTTATAATTGAGTTTATTAGAGGAGATGAACGCGGTGTCTTTATTCCTCTTATTGAAACAAAGTACAACGTATTTCCAACACCTTCACAATTTATTAGCCTACTTATGATCTTACTAGGATCTTATTTGATTTACCGTTATATCCATAAAGTTAAGAAGGTTTGA
- a CDS encoding Fic family protein, whose translation MKDPYIYKDSDVLINKANIKDKDKLDEFENRMTNLALISLIKSPLKISTSRDIFKIHQKLFDNVYNWAGEPRKIDIYKGEPIINGKSVEYTTHKSIINELIHIDHQYFKTEWILLKKEDFFHLFTRMIADVWKVHPFREGNTRTVAAFAYLFLKQYGYDFKAGLISHHAKYFRNALVMASLGQYAEYQYLQNILIDAASNKVDIDNKEKYTQIKDYHMDQYKYAYHKAK comes from the coding sequence ATGAAAGATCCATATATTTACAAAGACTCTGATGTTTTAATCAACAAAGCTAATATTAAAGATAAAGACAAACTTGATGAGTTTGAGAACCGTATGACAAATCTTGCTTTGATTTCATTAATCAAAAGTCCATTAAAGATTAGTACTTCAAGAGATATCTTTAAAATCCATCAGAAGTTATTTGATAATGTTTATAATTGGGCTGGTGAACCAAGAAAAATTGATATTTATAAAGGTGAGCCTATCATTAATGGTAAGAGCGTTGAATATACAACACATAAGAGTATTATCAACGAATTGATTCATATAGATCATCAATACTTTAAAACTGAGTGGATACTACTGAAGAAAGAAGACTTCTTTCATTTATTTACTCGAATGATTGCGGATGTTTGGAAAGTACACCCGTTTAGAGAAGGGAACACAAGAACAGTTGCAGCTTTTGCTTACCTATTTTTAAAGCAATATGGGTATGATTTCAAAGCTGGACTAATTTCTCATCACGCTAAATATTTTAGGAATGCTCTTGTGATGGCTTCATTAGGACAGTATGCAGAGTATCAATATTTACAAAACATATTAATTGATGCTGCGTCAAACAAAGTAGATATTGATAATAAAGAAAAATATACTCAAATTAAAGATTACCACATGGATCAATACAAATATGCTTATCACAAGGCAAAGTGA
- a CDS encoding type II toxin-antitoxin system RelB/DinJ family antitoxin: MRNDVIHVRVSDDLKNNVESILSDLGITLSYAVNIYLKQIESRRGIPFEVVLPSQEKAKEIEMLANAINLTGGKEVSSYANRILGLYAQDLIDYETAVFALGRNL; encoded by the coding sequence ATGAGAAATGATGTTATTCATGTCAGAGTTTCTGATGATTTAAAGAACAATGTTGAATCGATTCTAAGTGATTTGGGGATTACTTTATCCTATGCCGTTAATATATACTTAAAGCAAATAGAATCTAGAAGAGGCATTCCTTTTGAAGTGGTTTTACCAAGTCAAGAGAAAGCTAAAGAAATTGAAATGCTAGCAAACGCGATTAATTTAACTGGTGGGAAAGAAGTATCTTCTTATGCAAATCGAATACTAGGCTTATACGCTCAAGACTTGATTGATTATGAAACAGCAGTATTTGCACTTGGAAGAAACTTATAA
- a CDS encoding GNAT family N-acetyltransferase translates to MFEVWSKDKIAKLSIKEKEQWFDVLNDKLEEDREISLNDPELFQKQKEIKYDYMKYLESCPNRKEFYKYYIYKDQNKIISVCRINVYEGKHLLEGLQTHRDYYHMGYASRLIQGMIDELKKDGIKMLYSEARVWNDASNNLQTKLGFIRYGEENKNYLYKLDLAQVFYCLNRGIDIFGEAYGNMYRNDLHDKASVDYKLLENMILLNKKSHKFLYDDYLPNINQNTKRHELYAFAQKFKADHDIKTIENVLSFTKDIVETFNVPFNDMFFGGTEKEIMDRGTDWCTDISRVGCVLLQCLNIPCRMVYLANMKYAYNGHAVCESFVNNEFILCDFTYGVHGIIGKNHSIFNLINNRNKVQHIYNDFCISQEMTDYFLGMFSSAGISDYDAMGNYLYTTTKANEYYKKLMTIEQDGQWKMGEDK, encoded by the coding sequence ATGTTTGAAGTATGGAGTAAAGATAAAATAGCTAAATTATCAATCAAAGAAAAAGAACAATGGTTCGATGTTTTAAATGACAAACTAGAAGAGGATAGGGAAATATCCTTAAATGATCCAGAGCTATTTCAAAAGCAAAAAGAAATAAAATATGATTATATGAAGTATCTTGAAAGTTGTCCGAATCGTAAAGAATTTTACAAATACTATATCTACAAAGATCAAAATAAAATCATAAGCGTTTGTCGCATCAACGTTTATGAAGGCAAACATTTACTTGAGGGCTTGCAGACGCATAGAGATTATTATCATATGGGGTATGCAAGTAGGTTGATTCAGGGAATGATTGATGAATTAAAAAAAGATGGCATTAAAATGCTCTACTCAGAAGCAAGAGTTTGGAATGATGCTTCAAATAATTTGCAAACCAAATTAGGGTTTATTAGATATGGCGAAGAAAATAAGAATTATTTGTATAAACTTGATTTAGCTCAAGTATTTTACTGTTTAAATAGGGGGATAGATATCTTTGGAGAAGCATACGGGAACATGTATAGAAACGATTTGCATGATAAAGCTTCAGTTGACTATAAACTGTTGGAAAACATGATCCTTTTAAACAAAAAATCGCATAAATTTCTATATGATGATTATTTACCAAATATCAATCAAAATACTAAAAGGCATGAGTTGTACGCTTTTGCACAAAAATTTAAAGCTGATCATGATATAAAAACGATTGAGAATGTTCTTTCTTTCACTAAAGATATTGTTGAAACATTTAATGTGCCTTTCAACGATATGTTTTTTGGTGGAACTGAAAAAGAGATCATGGATCGTGGGACCGATTGGTGTACTGATATATCAAGGGTTGGTTGTGTTTTATTACAATGTTTAAATATTCCATGTAGAATGGTTTATCTGGCAAACATGAAATACGCTTATAATGGACATGCGGTTTGTGAATCGTTTGTAAACAATGAATTTATTCTATGTGATTTCACTTATGGTGTGCACGGTATAATAGGGAAAAATCATTCTATATTCAACTTGATTAATAATCGAAATAAAGTTCAACACATATATAATGACTTTTGTATATCGCAAGAAATGACAGACTATTTTCTAGGTATGTTTTCAAGCGCAGGGATAAGCGATTATGATGCGATGGGAAATTATCTTTATACAACTACAAAAGCTAATGAATATTATAAAAAATTGATGACTATTGAACAGGATGGGCAATGGAAAATGGGAGAAGACAAATAG